Within Telopea speciosissima isolate NSW1024214 ecotype Mountain lineage chromosome 8, Tspe_v1, whole genome shotgun sequence, the genomic segment ATGGTATATTATACTCTAGTTGATCATTGCCTTCACCCATAAAATGCTTCAAACTAGGAACTTTATCCTTAACGTAATCACCAAGGTTTGTATGCCTAATACTTTGAcctaaaatagaaagaggatGAAGTAAACCACTTGATTAAAATCCCATTGAAAAGAAAGCAGGCAGAACCATTGTAGAGGACTACATGCCACACGATCAAGAATTTACCTCCAAACAACTTTTCAATAGACTTAAGAAGAACCTGAGTCACACGATCACTGGGAATGCTCAGAAGTTGGAAACAATCATCCGGAACAATAATGTGGCTTGGTTGTACCGTCTCCACATTAGGCAATTGCTGTAAAACACGCCCTACTTGATTCAAGATCACAGGATCCCTTGCAAACCATCCTAGATGACGAATGTGTCAACAAATAGAATTGCAGGAAAAAGGTCCCAAGAGAACCAATAGGCCACTAAACTAAAACACCCACTCTCTGCTACAAGCAGATTTCCACCCAAGTTTAACAGCAAACTGCAAGTATGGAACAATTAGAGAAACAAGCCAAATATTTTTCCTATCTTGTTTAAAGGGTATATCTCCATTACACAGCAACATAGAGAGAACTCCTCTATATGCTCCACTCTTTTTTAGCCACATGGAGTGGCTCTTTTGGATAGACCAACCGTTGGACGGGAAGGGCCAATGTTGAATTAAGCATATGTCAAGTTTCGGCCTCCATCTGCACTATATGACCTATCATGATAGGACATCTACTCTTGTATTCTCAGTGGTAGACTTAAGTTTCCCAAAATTGAATTTTGAACCAATTTTTTATGCTTCAGATCTCCacatgggaaaaagaaattcaTTGAAACTTGCCAGACTGATTGATGATGAAATGGACAACACATCTACAAATTTTGATCCCAAAAATAGCTGCAACATGGTAGGTATTAGGTCTGTCAAGAGAAGCTTCTCTAGACACGCAATACAGTAAAACCAGGCCTTAATATGAGGGATCATTCAGGCTATTAAccatgagaaaagaaaaagcattTTAGCTCCTTGGGTGTGCCATTGGTTATTCTTTTGTATCCCAAACATTCACTCTATAGACAGGACCGAAAACCCGAACTCTCAGAACGTGCATCCCAGCAGTTCCATTTTGGCTCTCAAACTGCTTGGAACTTGACTTATGAAATGTCACTATTTAGTTCTACTCTATACATCTACTAATAACAGAAAAGATGCTGCAAATAGCATACTGCCATACTATGAGGGGAGGGCAATTTACAACCAGATACCAGTGTCGAAGCTGCAACTCATAGGTGCCTCAGTTGCACATTGTTCTTCCACACTTTAAGTTGtataacttcttcttcttcttctttgataagTTTATATAGTTTTTGGTGGTATGGTATCACTGGGTACAGAACTTTGTGAATGAATAATATAAGCAGAAGTATGTTTTCCATGACATAAAAATCTAGTATAATGCATAGTACTCACAGATCAATCAAAACTTTTAGCATTGAGCCTGGAAATTTGTCATGGAATGATGAATACAGGATTTGAATAACTGAACAAAATTAGTTGGGTCAAGGCTTGCTTGAGTTGTAGTGATAATTTAAGTCCAGAACAGGTGGGGAAACTCATGCCTCATGGGCTCAAAGTTACatagtaaatattgttaaaTAACATAAGGATTAGACAAACCTTAGCCATGCTTCAAAATAATGAAGGattttctttaaaataaaaaatattgaataTGCGTACTAGCAACTTACCAACTGTATCAAAGCTCTGTGCCATAGGAATAACACCCCTAGTAGGAACAATTACATGTGAAGGCCGAAACCCATAAATTCCACAGAATGCTGCAGGGGCTCTTACACTTCCTCCAGTGTCAGTTCCTGCTAGGAAAATGCCAATAGCCAACAGAAGTGTTTGCATGAGTTCCTTCACAACACCTAATAATGAAAATTTCgaagataaaaaaacaaaagacactGATATCTCAGAGGGAGTGAAAAGTCTCACACCTAAGGAGAAATCTACAAGCTTCGCTGCCACTGCTACAGCAGATCCACTTGAAGATCCTCCAGGTATCCGATCTGGTGCACATGGATTAACAGGTGTTCCATAGTGTGTGTTTTCTCCAAATAGACTGCCATCAAATACTTACGAACGTCATAAAAAGTTATAAAATATTTGACATAAAAATTCAAACACCTCTAAGCATAGTGGAGGGACATTAAGTATAGTTCCTAGTCATATGATAGCTGAAAATCTTCGTGAAGGATGCCAACAAATTATTTACTGTAAAGAACCAAACAGCCAAATCAGCTTGTAAAACAACAAATTAGCAAAGTTTGGGGGATAGGATCCATTCATTATGACTGCTATTAGCCTCAGCATGACTTTGGTGTAGTCCATTGAATTAGACAGTAGAACATGCATATCATACATAAAATAAGTGATGAGTCAAGTACTTGTAATCTATATTACAGATCGTACAGCATAATTatgatacccaaaaaaaaaaaaaatgaatagcTCAAAGTCATACCCATATAAGTTGTTTCTGACAGATGCACAGGGGGTAATTGGAGGATATGGCAAGTTGATACCTTATCCATGACAAAACAAACTAAGGGTGGAAGTGGAACCATATGAACCAAATATTCATCTCCGGAagtatcaaaaaataaaatggaacaTCAAATTCTCTTTTTCTGAGAGTCTAAAACCAACCTGTAGGCCATTTCATCCATGACAGTTTTTCCAACAGATGTGGCACCAGCGTTCAAGACAGCTAAAACAGCTGGAGCCGTTGAAACGGCAGGCAAGTGGGTCCTGGCCCAATCTGGATTACCATTTCCAGTCACGTATCCTTCAAGATCAAATCTGTTCCCATTAACCCAAAATTTCAGAAGCAGTTCACAAATTGAAAATGTAACAAACAACAAGGAAGAAAAGTAACAGAAAAAGTTCTTAAACTTGGAGAACAAAGCAGGGAGAGAAGAGTGACATGTCTTTGATGGCGAAAGTGAGGCCGTTCAGTGGGAGCTGTTGAGTAGAATCAGTCGATGGAGGACTTAGTACGAATTTCTCCGTGAAAGCTCCGAAATCCGACTCTACCGCCGCCATCTCTAGTACGCAATTCaaatctctctcactctctctctctctctttctctcttcagGGTTGTCAGTAGCGAGATTTTTTACCGGGAAAGACGAATTGGGCTTACGGAGTACAGAATTCAGATGTTTTGTTGGAGCTTTTCTTCATTTGGGGTACCGGTTCTCTCAGTTTTTATAACTGATTTTCAGAGTGAAGAGTGAAGACACAATAATTGGAGGGAAACGCACCCAAATACCAACTACCATCTGGATATTAGAAAATCGAAATTTTTAAAAGACCATTTTGGCCTCATGTTCGAGTGACGGATGAGAGGATGGAAATTCGATCCATCCTGTGCCCATCcttctccaaagtccaaacattTAGTCACCATCTCCTTCACTACTTGGCTTATATGCTAACCTCATGACTCATGTGTCATGGCTCATGATTCATGACTCATGATCCATGCATCTGACATGTTTTCTTCTCCAATCCTATTccaattcaataaaataaaatcttccGCTTGTTTGTATGCATGTCCTCAATCAGGAATATCAAATATTAGTAACATTTGGGCACATCACACCACTACTTAAGTATTACTAAATCAAATAGGAGCGAGGTTTTATGCACGGCCATGTATGTATACAATCATGTCTTTCAACCGTTAAATGCAGGGTAAGGGCAGAAGTATAATAAAACACCccttctttccccccccccccccccaaaccaacaGTTGAAGGCATGACCATGTACCTACACGACCATACATAACCATGTTTTACTCTCCATACCAACAAAACACACTAACTCTAACAACTGATATGATACATAGAAACAGTTTATCAGCCCACAGGTGATCCCAAGAAGATTTGCTCTCTTCAATCACAAAATAGTTACCActggttaattagtgggagtGTCTAAATGAGacttctataggtgtatttgAACTTGTAACTGATTTTttaacctttaaaaaaaaaaaaaaacttgtaatTGATTGACATGTATCCTATTCTCAGAACTCTTCCagtcaagggtaaaaaagatttaaaaactaatttaaaagtGATTTATCATCATGTCATTATTAAAAGTTATCAATGTCTTTGAACATTTTTCAAATACAAatgaaatgacaggatttaccctcattgaagaaaaaaagagtgtACACAGTGCACAAGGTTCCTGCCACTGTGGGGCctagggaggatcataatgtatgcaacctttacccctgctttcgcagagaggttatttccagacttgaacctgtgaccacttagTACACCGGTGGTGTTTCATCAAACCTTTGACTATGGATGACAAACTATACCCAGGTTAAATCCCATACAAGGTGTGTTTACACAGATCAAAATGTTTGAGACCTGAAGAGTAGGCAATATACATTTGTGGAGATTTTGGGTACAATTGTTTCAACTAGAAGCCCTCTGTgcaggtaaaattttacaatGCATAATGCACATACTCTTCATTCACCATCTCCCAAATCCTCTTAAAA encodes:
- the LOC122672827 gene encoding amidase 1-like; amino-acid sequence: MAAVESDFGAFTEKFVLSPPSTDSTQQLPLNGLTFAIKDIFDLEGYVTGNGNPDWARTHLPAVSTAPAVLAVLNAGATSVGKTVMDEMAYSLFGENTHYGTPVNPCAPDRIPGGSSSGSAVAVAAKLVDFSLGTDTGGSVRAPAAFCGIYGFRPSHVIVPTRGVIPMAQSFDTVGWFARDPVILNQVGRVLQQLPNVETVQPSHIIVPDDCFQLLSIPSDRVTQVLLKSIEKLFGGQSIRHTNLGDYVKDKVPSLKHFMGEGNDQLEYNIPSLVAISRAMRLLQRYEFKINHEEWISSVKPHFGPFISERVQESLMATSENIDIFHTVRNELRAALNDLLEEFGVLAIPTVPGPPLKLQTENVTLENFRARAASLLSIAGVSGFCQVNIPLGMYDNLPVAVSLLAKHGADGFLLNLVENLDGSLKEQIEIAQRMSF